AGGAAGGTCTCCTCCCGGTGTCGCTCGGAGAGGGTCCACTCGTCACCGATGACCTCGACGCAGGCCTGGATACGGCGGCCGTCGCGGGGACGAGGGCCCGCGAGGAAGGCCTCCAGGGCCTCGCGCAGGGGCGGCAGGTCGGCGCGGTGGCGCACGCCGTCGATGAGCGCCTGGTTCTCCCTGGCCGCCACGGCCAGGGCCCTTTGGGCGGTGGCGAGGTGGGCCGCGACGGCGCCGGGAGAGCCAGAGGCGGGTGAGCCGGTCCTGACGGGGGCGCAGGTCGCGGCGGCGTCGAGGCTGAGTCGGGCGAGGGACAGGGCGCCGCCCAATTCGTCGTGCAGCTGCCGGGCCAGCCGGCGGCGCTCGCCGCGGCCGTCGTCGCCGGACCACATGCCCTCCCCTGCTTCCCGGACGACCTCGCCGAGGCGCCGGACGACCGCGACCGCGCGGGGCAGCGCGCTCTCGTGGTGTGCGATGCCGTTCTCCAGGACGTGCAGCAGGGCGCACTCGAGGAGCAGGGCGACCGCGGCGGCCACCTGGTGCGGGGAGGCGGCGGGCGGGGCGATGGGGGTGGGTGCGGGGGTGGTGTCCGCGGCGCGGGCCAGGGCGGTGCGGGCGAACTCCGTCAGCGTGGTGCGCAGGGTGGGCACTTCCGCCTCGGCGGGGGCGAGCGCGGAGGGGAGGCGGGCGGTGAAGCGGTCCAGGACGGCGCCGGTCTCCCAGGACCCCAGGGTGGTGGCGGACGACATGAGGGGGGAGTGGCCCGGGCGGGACGACATCCGGGCCGCCGCGCGGACCAGGCCCTCGTGCAGGGCTTCGCCGAATCCACTGCCGACCAGGGGGACGGCCGCGGTGACAGGGGAGATCGCGCCGGTGGGTGAAGTGTGTGAGTTCGGTGAGGCCGATGACGTCGGCGCTGTCGTGGCGGTGGGCGCGGTGGGGGCGGTCGTGCTGCTCATCGGACTCCTCGACGCTCGGGTGACGCTTGGGTGCCGGGGCAACGTGGCCATCGCCAACGTAACAAACAGACTTGTCTGATTGTCAAGGGTGGGCGGATGTTCCGGATGGGGTGTGATCACGGGATCGTCCGACCGTCAAGAGTCCGTCCATGGGCAAGAGCTGCAGGATTTATGGGGATTGGATGGAGGTCTGGGTTCACAGGGCTGTCGACTAAAACAGGCATGGTTGTATGATTCCGGTTGTTGCTGGCGCCTTCGGGGCACCCGCGCGCTCCTTCATGCCAAGAGCAGGAATAGGCAGGTGCAGCCTGATGCAGACCCGGTCCGA
This portion of the Streptomyces mirabilis genome encodes:
- a CDS encoding sensor histidine kinase; this encodes MSSTTAPTAPTATTAPTSSASPNSHTSPTGAISPVTAAVPLVGSGFGEALHEGLVRAAARMSSRPGHSPLMSSATTLGSWETGAVLDRFTARLPSALAPAEAEVPTLRTTLTEFARTALARAADTTPAPTPIAPPAASPHQVAAAVALLLECALLHVLENGIAHHESALPRAVAVVRRLGEVVREAGEGMWSGDDGRGERRRLARQLHDELGGALSLARLSLDAAATCAPVRTGSPASGSPGAVAAHLATAQRALAVAARENQALIDGVRHRADLPPLREALEAFLAGPRPRDGRRIQACVEVIGDEWTLSERHREETFLALREALRDRLARSGARRVDTVVRITRRWVYAKVTDDGQGPAAGSAGSADSARALRSLTDRVEDLGGRTGITPGTPTGTLLEIHLPLHRHP